One Arachis hypogaea cultivar Tifrunner chromosome 18, arahy.Tifrunner.gnm2.J5K5, whole genome shotgun sequence genomic window, GTGTTGCAAGATGGATCTTTGGCTTAGGGACTGGAATTTGACTTTAAGATATCTGTAAGTGATGTTTGCATTGTGATGAATGATGATAGCAACAAAGGAGATACTATGGAACTTCTGTGGTATGATGGTTGAGAAAAATAACTTACTGATTCTGCTTTAGATTTTAGTACTGGTTTGCGTGTTTGAGAGTTCAAGGAGGGGGTGCCCCCATGATGAAGAACCCAAGTTCTTACCTACTCTCTAGGTGAGAGAGAATGTCCCTCCATCCGAGAAGTttctttctcctctctctctatcTGTGATGGCATTTATTTCAGAGAAGCTGGTTAAGTTTTCGAAGCACGGGCTCTGTTTATAGTGGGTCGGGTTTTCCGGCCCATACCAGgttccgaaaaaaaaaaaaaacctaatccATGaccgaaaaaagaaaaagaaacaagggAAGAGAAAGAATCAGTGAGTTCTGAAACTTGGTCACATCCCTTTCTGTCCCGTCCGGCTCTTTCTCACATGTGAGCATGAGGTACTACTCTCTTTGGTAATTAAAACATTCGAGCTGcttcttattgttgttgttgttatggttGGGTAGAATCTGTTATTTTTTAGCGTTATAATCAGATAGATGGACCTAGCAACCGCAACAGCAACAGCGGCCGTAGCAGTAGTAGCAGCTTCCATCAGCGTGATCTAACAAAGAGGTGGGTAGTGTTTCGCTTGGTTTGCCTCCTCAACTTGTTCCATCTTCTattggtctctctctctctctctatatatatatatatacactcgtACACATATATCGTTTAGTATAGTTggttctttttaattaatattatttacataATGGATTGGCATGTGTTAgttttgtttcttgttttgtgttgaatTTGGAAACTGGAATGTTTTGTAGTTCATCATATGAAACTTCAGCTCCTGTTACATGAAATCTCTTAGAAAAATATGCTGCTATACCTGCAACATATAATCCATTTATCTATAACAAGAGATGGTACAACTATGTAAATGGAGAAAGATAAAAAGAAgggaaaatattttcttttttctactaTTTCCGCGGGGTGCCCGTTCAAAAGAGACTCGTTTGTGTTGCTGATTGAATTAGGCTAGACCGGCACATTTGAGTGATGattacaatttttacaaattcgaAGTGGGGTATAACTATGTAACAATACAAACTCATTCAATATTCAATTTCGCTAGACGTATTGATTGTTCAATATCAATCATATATATGCTATTAAGTTTATTTATCTACTTTTATCTATCATCGAATCATTTCGCATAAACTCTTCCAAGTTGGATAACTTTGTTTTATGAAATTTACGAAACTCATGAGTTAGATGATAGCTAAATAAAATCTAGAGTTAGATAACTTTGGTTTCAAACCATTAGACAAAATCAAGTATAGTTAAAATTCAGTAAGTTTTGTTCTCAAACCTTGGTTTCCAGAGTATAAACCGAAATCACAATCATTGTTTAAAATTTAGTCGAGTTCTCTAGACAATGTGCTGTGTTTTGCATAACCAACTATTTTATTCTGCTTCATTCCAGAATTGAATTTATAGTTTTCTAATCATGTTAGTTGATAGTTTGACTcttatttttcctttaattttttttttaaaagataaacatTATAAAGCTTTGAATCATCATAGACTATATGAAAGTAGAATATCTTTCAGTTTGATGAGTGATTATAGAAAATCTTTAAATAAAGGTTCTGTTTGGTTCTGCTTTCAGGATATTTACTAAATGGAATAGAGGATATCACTGTGTTTCATACCAGGCAATAGTGATAGCGATAGCGAAAGATAAGAATGAAGCCGCTTTTAAGAATAAGGCATTATTTACCTAAAGTTTTATGTAGGCAACATCGTTTATATGTAGCAGGGCTTAATGCAAGTAACTCAAATGTGTCATTAAGAAATTTTGGTCAAGCTGCAAGGAAACAGGAGGAAGAGGAAGTTGAGGAGGTGGAGATTGACCAACGAAATCTCCCTGCTGATTTTGATCCCACAACATTTGATCCTATGGTGCGTCGTGGCCCTCCATCTGAGAGAGTTTTCAGGCTTGTTGATGAAATGGCATCTCTTACGGTAGCTGAAGCAGCTGAACTGGGTCACATTATGATGAAGAAAATGGGGACGAAGGAGCTGCCTACTGTTGGATTCTTGAAGCCAGGAGCTGCAAATATAGCTGGACTCACAGCGACGAAAGCTGCACCAGCAGAAGCTGAGGAGGAGAAAAAGCCAGAAAAGACTGTATTCGAATTGAAATTAGAGTCCTATGAAGCAGCCTCCAAGATTAAAGTCATCAAGGAGGTTCGGGGCTTTACTGATTTAGGTTTGAAGGAGGCAAAGGATTTAGTGGAGAAAACACCCTCTATTATAAAGAAAGGTGTTtcaaaggaagaaggagaacaaATAATAGAGAAAATGAAAGCTCTTGGTGCAAAGGTTATTATAGAATGAAGGTAACATGATGTATGTTGTTGCTCTCTTGGGAAGAAGTTGATTCCattgtttattatttttgacaaattgtctgaaattttgaaaatttcatgttGTTGTTCTAGGATACGACAAATTTTGCTAGTGGTTTGTTATTTTTACTAATCTTTTGTAGCTTAATCTGGAACTTGATTTGTTGTTCTATATAACATTATCCTTCATTGCAATCCACATGGAGGCCAATAAAAGTGCTTTTTCTTACTTCTGAGTTCACATGGATAATTGGATACATTATTCAGTAACTGCCTTATTCaaataatcttattttttttctttggtccTGTTTCTGTCAACTGAATTTTGATTCCCTTACAAGCCATGGACACCTAAAATATTTGTTTGAACGCCCACAACATTTATGTTCATGGTTGGACCTTATAAGTTATAACATAAGGATCTACGAAAGTAACTGACCAGACTTGGTAGAATAGGgtttatttgtataaattttgCTCGCGTTAATATTTACAATTTTTACATTATTACATGGAATCTGAGCTTATATTGGGTTATGAAGGCAAGTGAAAGGAGAGTGAGCTTTTTGTTCAAGGAATTATGATATTGATGTAGGCCAGGGTCTGCTCAAGATATCCGTTAGGTAGACAAACAATTAttgactttgttgttgttggaaCCGCAAGAGCTCTATCAAGCAAACTacctttataattttttatctatggAGTGTGGAAGGCCTTGTTAGCTTATTAGTCATTTAGCATTGAATAAGTTGTGAATTCAACTTGCATGGAGTTGATATATTCAATTCATATGATTTTACAAGTTTAGATCAGCGTAATGAATTTACACATTGGTCTAATGTCCTATAGGAACACTACAACTTATGACACAAAATAGGATTAAAAGCAGCGAGTTTAAAGCATATCTTACATAAGATATGAGAgttttcttagttttcttttcctttctacaTTATGATAACAACATAGTATTTATGTTAAAGGAATTACTAAAAGTACAAAGCTTTTACCAGAAACCTATAacttcatatgctgttcttttgATTCACCAAAAGTTTCAAGTAATGTTTAACCAAAACCAAAGGTAACCGGAGCTAGATTAGATCCTAAAAAGACCAAGACAAAGAAAACAATAGGAGAGGTGCACAAGTGGTGCACCTAATGTAACGTATGgtttattaaataatttcagGAAAAAATCTTGACTTCTAGTTTTATTAACATAGCATCAGGATATGAGTACAAAATTACAAATAGACTCGAAGGCAAAAGGCATGACAGACTTATTTTTGTGCATTTCAGTTTCTTTCGCCTTAATTTGTCAaagtatgtatttttattttgacgCGTATTATTTTGGGTGAGTTATAGCCTACACCTGGTAGGATGAGGCGAATGATGCATCTCATACTTCTGATACAGGTAAGTGTCTTGCTGTccggttttttaagattttaaaaaagactGTTTAATTAGTCTTAAATTATTTAATGACCTATAATAAAAGTAATATTTTCATAATTGTCACGTTTTGGACAGATGGCCTTACTAGCCAATTATTCAATGTGTTTGCTTCcaacaacaaaaaatagaaataaaaaatatttaaggcAAGATGAAAACTAAAAACTACAATTACAAAAATTAGAAAGACTGAAAACTAAAAACTTAAAAACCAATCCAAGACCAACATGGATCGGATTCCAAACCTGCAACCACAATGTATTAAAGGCAAAATGtaggaataaaaaatatttaatgaaaacaatttttaaaacaataggaaaaattaatagtttaaaaaaattatttcattttacGTAGGTGGCGTCAGGTAACTTACAGatggagtattttttttattagtcccTTTAATTTATGGAATATTATCTCCTCATAggaataaaagaataattaattacaattgtAGATGTGCAAAAATTAGTCGCCATCATACATCGCCAAAAAGatctaattttatttgtttttggtgAAAGATACTGTACATGACTTTGCTAGTACGGGTTGAGAATAGGATCAAGGACTCGTCGGTTTTTGGTGGTGATGAAATCAGAGAGTGGCGGGGGGTGGTACTTGCCGATGAGCGAAAATTAAAGTTCACAGATACTGGCAACTACACTGAATCGCTCAAGTAATACCACAGTGAGTGGATATCTTTCTCACAAGGATTAAAGGATTGAGTAAGTAAATATCAGATTAAATTGCTAATTAGATTAAAAGAACCTGGATTGAAGAGGGCAAGATTGAGAGCTTTAGAACTTGAATGCTTGAATGCTTACGGACAAAGAGCTTGAATGTTGATTTGAGAGAAGACAATGATGGTGAGAGTCAAGGGCTTTCAGAGATGTTTATGCTTTCAGAGAAATCAAACCTTATTTACTTATCTTAAAGTTTGCAAAAATCCTTCACGACAAATCTTTAGTAACTAATTACCGATTCCTTGGTTCCTCAGTTTCTCAAACATTAATTAGTTGtcaattaattaataaagagATTAAACACAAAAacttatttaattttctaataagatttaaaagtagTCCTTAGGTTGAGTTACATGTCTCATATTCAAGCTAGTCCTATCCAGTTAAACCTTTAGAAGaaaaacacaattttcaaaaattgttttaatccgaatcatatgtcacttattcaaaattagagtgattgAAAATCATGCATGTGTCGCACACTAATTGAATCACTATtcctagccgaattcaaagagtcatgtgaaagagtttttcagctttaattcaaatatcaaaattttcaattataataaaagaattcaaaagagTTTAGCATAC contains:
- the LOC112772140 gene encoding uncharacterized protein; this encodes MKPLLRIRHYLPKVLCRQHRLYVAGLNASNSNVSLRNFGQAARKQEEEEVEEVEIDQRNLPADFDPTTFDPMVRRGPPSERVFRLVDEMASLTVAEAAELGHIMMKKMGTKELPTVGFLKPGAANIAGLTATKAAPAEAEEEKKPEKTVFELKLESYEAASKIKVIKEVRGFTDLGLKEAKDLVEKTPSIIKKGVSKEEGEQIIEKMKALGAKVIIE